One window of the Alphaproteobacteria bacterium genome contains the following:
- a CDS encoding NAD-dependent epimerase/dehydratase family protein: MTEATPAALLVVGATGQIGAHILTRLGDRPVLALAREPGRLPRLKSLQPAAFEAEQGFAPDAELPRQAIATIPVWRLAPLADPLAEGGVQRLVCFSTTSVLGKADTSTAHEKAVVERVLDAEQKLQDRSRTHGMALTILRPTLIYGTGRDHTVAAAGRFIRRFGVYPVYGDAMGSRQPVHADDLAAAALSALDNRQTHGRIYALGGGETLSYRDMIARIFTVLERSPRMINIPALPQILALAGGVIPGSELSADVARRMNRDLAFDVGAAAADFGYAPRPFLAGGRGDLFGPGEAT, from the coding sequence ATGACTGAAGCCACGCCCGCCGCGCTGCTGGTCGTCGGCGCCACGGGGCAGATCGGCGCACACATTCTGACGCGTCTGGGTGACCGGCCGGTCCTGGCGTTGGCGCGGGAGCCCGGCAGACTCCCCAGGCTCAAGAGCCTGCAGCCGGCCGCCTTCGAGGCCGAACAGGGGTTCGCACCCGATGCGGAACTGCCCCGGCAGGCGATCGCGACAATACCAGTATGGCGCCTCGCACCCCTCGCGGACCCGCTCGCGGAAGGCGGTGTGCAGCGCCTGGTCTGTTTCAGCACCACATCGGTGCTCGGCAAGGCGGATACGTCGACGGCGCATGAAAAGGCCGTGGTCGAGCGGGTTCTCGATGCCGAGCAAAAACTGCAGGACCGAAGCCGCACCCATGGCATGGCCCTGACAATCTTGCGGCCCACCCTGATCTACGGGACGGGCCGGGACCACACCGTTGCGGCGGCGGGGCGTTTCATTCGCCGGTTCGGCGTCTATCCTGTTTATGGCGACGCCATGGGTTCCCGCCAGCCCGTGCATGCCGACGATCTGGCGGCCGCGGCGCTATCTGCGCTGGATAACAGGCAGACCCATGGCCGCATCTACGCCCTCGGCGGCGGCGAGACCCTTTCCTACCGGGACATGATCGCAAGGATTTTCACGGTGCTGGAACGGTCACCGCGAATGATCAATATCCCGGCCTTGCCGCAGATACTGGCGCTCGCCGGCGGCGTCATTCCCGGCAGCGAGCTAAGCGCGGATGTCGCGCGACGGATGAATCGGGACCTTGCCTTCGATGTGGGCGCGGCGGCGGCGGATTTCGGCTATGCGCCCCGGCCGTTCCTTGCCGGCGGGCGCGGCGATCTGTTCGGGCCGGGTGAGGCGACCTAG
- a CDS encoding NAD(P)-dependent oxidoreductase — protein sequence MADSRPAPDFSSALVTGATGFLGFHLAGRLADAGVAITVITRPSSDPARIAELPDNIKIHTATGDSADLIACLDRAKPDTVFHLAARFLGAHTPDDIAGLIEDNVTFTAQLCEAAVAAKCPALVAAGTGWQNAGSAPGDPTPAPNTLYAASKQAADDIIDYYCRQSDLNAVTLKIYDSYGPDDPRRKFLAVLRETATRGEALDATPGDQLLHMVHVDDLVDGFVHAGNLLATGEIRGRASHTLPSGQAVTLRELAELWMSTNDCRVEIDWGRRPHRDGEVMAPWEGTPLPGWTPRIGLKAGLKGC from the coding sequence ATGGCTGATTCGCGCCCGGCTCCAGACTTCTCGTCCGCGCTGGTGACCGGTGCGACGGGGTTCCTTGGATTTCATCTCGCCGGCCGTCTGGCCGACGCCGGTGTCGCGATTACCGTGATCACGCGCCCGTCGAGCGACCCGGCGCGCATCGCGGAGTTGCCGGACAACATCAAAATCCACACCGCAACGGGCGACAGCGCCGATCTGATCGCCTGTCTCGACCGGGCGAAGCCCGATACGGTGTTCCATCTCGCGGCGCGATTCCTGGGCGCCCACACGCCCGACGATATCGCGGGACTGATCGAAGACAATGTGACCTTCACGGCCCAGCTCTGCGAAGCGGCCGTCGCCGCGAAATGCCCGGCCCTCGTGGCCGCAGGCACCGGATGGCAGAACGCCGGGAGCGCCCCCGGTGATCCGACACCGGCCCCGAACACGCTCTATGCCGCGAGCAAGCAGGCGGCCGATGACATCATCGACTATTATTGCCGGCAGTCGGATTTGAACGCGGTCACGCTCAAGATCTACGACAGCTACGGCCCCGACGATCCCCGGCGCAAGTTCCTGGCCGTGCTTCGCGAGACCGCAACCCGGGGTGAAGCGCTCGATGCGACTCCGGGCGATCAGTTGCTCCACATGGTGCATGTGGACGATCTGGTCGACGGGTTCGTCCATGCGGGCAATCTTCTCGCGACGGGTGAAATTCGCGGCCGCGCCAGCCACACCCTGCCGTCGGGGCAGGCCGTCACGCTGCGTGAGCTGGCCGAATTGTGGATGTCGACGAACGATTGCCGCGTCGAGATTGATTGGGGCCGCCGGCCCCATCGCGACGGCGAGGTCATGGCGCCGTGGGAGGGTACTCCCTTGCCCGGCTGGACTCCCCGGATCGGCCTGAAAGCGGGCCTGAAGGGCTGCTAG
- the rfbC gene encoding dTDP-4-dehydrorhamnose 3,5-epimerase — translation MQIIDTDIPDVKIVDPGRHMDNRGWLSELWNPAVLAEAGLPVSFAQDNLTHSAAVGVIRALHFQIPPHDQGKLIVCLSGAIYDVALDVRKGSPTFGRHVGVTLRGDSPQQLWIPPGFAHGYCTTEPDTLVFYKLTAPYRAEATGGVLWRDPALAIDWPVGVGDAIVNARDEALPLLADLESPFGRDD, via the coding sequence GTGCAGATCATCGACACAGATATTCCGGACGTCAAAATCGTCGATCCCGGCCGCCACATGGACAATCGCGGCTGGCTGAGCGAACTCTGGAATCCGGCGGTATTGGCCGAGGCGGGGCTCCCGGTCTCGTTCGCGCAGGACAATCTGACCCATAGCGCGGCGGTCGGTGTGATCCGCGCATTGCATTTTCAGATCCCGCCCCATGATCAGGGCAAGCTGATCGTATGCCTCTCGGGCGCCATCTACGATGTCGCGCTGGATGTCCGCAAGGGGTCGCCGACCTTCGGCAGACATGTGGGTGTTACCTTGCGCGGTGACTCGCCGCAGCAGCTATGGATCCCGCCGGGTTTTGCGCACGGATACTGCACGACCGAGCCCGACACCCTCGTCTTCTACAAGCTGACGGCACCCTATCGCGCCGAGGCGACAGGCGGTGTGTTGTGGCGTGACCCTGCGCTGGCGATCGATTGGCCGGTGGGCGTGGGCGATGCAATTGTGAATGCGCGCGACGAGGCCCTGCCGCTTCTGGCGGATCTCGAATCACCGTTCGGCCGGGATGACTGA